The Meriones unguiculatus strain TT.TT164.6M chromosome 1, Bangor_MerUng_6.1, whole genome shotgun sequence genome has a segment encoding these proteins:
- the Rassf7 gene encoding ras association domain-containing protein 7 isoform X1 has protein sequence MVLELVAMELKVWVDGIQRVVCGVSEQTTCQEVVIALAQAIGQTGRFVLVQRLREKERQLLPQECPVGAQATCGQFASDVQFVLRRTGPSLSGRPSSDNCPPPERCPIRASLPPKPWAKPGREPRKALTFNLGCTKLVPSPSSPEPVALVGPTPECLADLQGLELRVQRNAEELGHEAFWEQELQREQAREREGQARLQALSAATAEHAARLEALDAQACALEAELRLAAEAPGPPSATASAAERLRQDLAIQERHSVEMQGTLALVSQALEAAEHALQAQAQELEELNRELRQCNLQQFIQQTGAALPSPPQLDRTSPSTQDLLPPAREENLQGVPQSHILVASLSPEVPPVRQSSWR, from the exons ATGGTCTTGGAGCTTGTGGCCATGGAGCTGAAAGTATGGGTGGATGGCATCCAGCGGGTGGTGTGTGGGGTCTCAGAACAGACCACCTGCCAAGAAGTGGTCATCGCGCTAGCCCAAGCTATAG GCCAGACAGGTCGCTTTGTCCTTGTGCAGCGTCTTAGAGAGAAGGAACGACAGCTGCTGCCACAGGAGTGTCCAGTGGGGGCCCAGGCCACCTGTGGACAGTTTGCCAGTGATGTCCAGTTTGTCCTGAGGCGGACAGGGCCCAGCCTGTCTGGGAGACCCTCCTCAGACAACTGTCCACCCCCAGAACGATGCCCAATTCGTGCCAGCCTTCCTCCAAAGCCATGGGCAAAACCAGGCCGTGAACCACGCAAAGCACTGACCTTCAACCTAGGATGTACCAAGCTGGTTCCCAGCCCCTCTTCCCCTGAGCCTGTAGCCCTAGTAGGACCCACACCAGAATGCCTTGCAGACCTGCAGGGCCTAGAACTCAGGGTACAGAGGAATGCTGAGGAGTTGGGCCATGAGGCCTTCTGGGAGCAGGAGCTGCAACGAGAACAAGCCAGGGAGCGTGAGGGACAGGCACGCCTACAAGCGCTGAGTGCAGCCACTGCCGAGCATGCTGCCCGGCTGGAGGCCCTAGATGCCCAGGCCTGTGCCCTGGAGGCAGAGCTTCGACTGGCTGCTGAAGCCCCTGGTCCTCCGTCAGCTACCGCCTCTGCTGCTGAGCGCCTGCGCCAGGACCTGGCCATCCAGGAGCGGCACAGTGTGGAGATGCAGGGTACCTTGGCCCTGGTGAGCCAGGCTCTAGAGGCTGCTGAGCATGCTCTCCAG GCCCAGGCTCAGGAGCTGGAGGAGCTGAACAGGGAACTTCGTCAGTGCAACCTGCAACAGTTTATCCAGCAGACAGGGGCTGCATTGCCATCGCCTCCACAGCTGGACAGAACCAGCCCTAGCACCCAG GACCTTCTGCCTCCAGCTAGAGAAGAGAACCTCCAGGGAGTCCCCCAGAGCCATATCCTAGTGGCCAGCCTGAGTCCTGAAG TTCCCCCAGTGAGGCAGAGCTCCTGGAGGTAG
- the Rassf7 gene encoding ras association domain-containing protein 7 isoform X2, with product MVLELVAMELKVWVDGIQRVVCGVSEQTTCQEVVIALAQAIGQTGRFVLVQRLREKERQLLPQECPVGAQATCGQFASDVQFVLRRTGPSLSGRPSSDNCPPPERCPIRASLPPKPWAKPGREPRKALTFNLGCTKLVPSPSSPEPVALVGPTPECLADLQGLELRVQRNAEELGHEAFWEQELQREQAREREGQARLQALSAATAEHAARLEALDAQACALEAELRLAAEAPGPPSATASAAERLRQDLAIQERHSVEMQGTLALVSQALEAAEHALQDLLPPAREENLQGVPQSHILVASLSPEVPPVRQSSWR from the exons ATGGTCTTGGAGCTTGTGGCCATGGAGCTGAAAGTATGGGTGGATGGCATCCAGCGGGTGGTGTGTGGGGTCTCAGAACAGACCACCTGCCAAGAAGTGGTCATCGCGCTAGCCCAAGCTATAG GCCAGACAGGTCGCTTTGTCCTTGTGCAGCGTCTTAGAGAGAAGGAACGACAGCTGCTGCCACAGGAGTGTCCAGTGGGGGCCCAGGCCACCTGTGGACAGTTTGCCAGTGATGTCCAGTTTGTCCTGAGGCGGACAGGGCCCAGCCTGTCTGGGAGACCCTCCTCAGACAACTGTCCACCCCCAGAACGATGCCCAATTCGTGCCAGCCTTCCTCCAAAGCCATGGGCAAAACCAGGCCGTGAACCACGCAAAGCACTGACCTTCAACCTAGGATGTACCAAGCTGGTTCCCAGCCCCTCTTCCCCTGAGCCTGTAGCCCTAGTAGGACCCACACCAGAATGCCTTGCAGACCTGCAGGGCCTAGAACTCAGGGTACAGAGGAATGCTGAGGAGTTGGGCCATGAGGCCTTCTGGGAGCAGGAGCTGCAACGAGAACAAGCCAGGGAGCGTGAGGGACAGGCACGCCTACAAGCGCTGAGTGCAGCCACTGCCGAGCATGCTGCCCGGCTGGAGGCCCTAGATGCCCAGGCCTGTGCCCTGGAGGCAGAGCTTCGACTGGCTGCTGAAGCCCCTGGTCCTCCGTCAGCTACCGCCTCTGCTGCTGAGCGCCTGCGCCAGGACCTGGCCATCCAGGAGCGGCACAGTGTGGAGATGCAGGGTACCTTGGCCCTGGTGAGCCAGGCTCTAGAGGCTGCTGAGCATGCTCTCCAG GACCTTCTGCCTCCAGCTAGAGAAGAGAACCTCCAGGGAGTCCCCCAGAGCCATATCCTAGTGGCCAGCCTGAGTCCTGAAG TTCCCCCAGTGAGGCAGAGCTCCTGGAGGTAG